The Anopheles coluzzii chromosome 2, AcolN3, whole genome shotgun sequence genome window below encodes:
- the LOC120949120 gene encoding tubulointerstitial nephritis antigen-like isoform X2 encodes MRHLLLFLALVGFAVGQGSRFRQEFPGPYCAARADRCCRDRQDGCAQPISTTLCYCDEFCERGEHGDCCPDYEEVCMGIAPEPENATSCVYKNRYFTPYDQALVDNCNTCKCNMDGSVTCTEDVCLADDDLLRQLHHLERSIGWKATNYSEWWGHKYDEGKVLRLGTFQPRFRVKAMKRLSNKGGHLPSRFDASEHWTGLVAEARDQGWCGSSWAFSTATMASDRFAILSKGREMVQLAPQQMLACVRRQQGCSGGHLDTAWQYLRRTGVVNEECYPYIAAQNVCKISNDDTLITANCELPVKVNRTLMYKMGPAFSLNNETDIMAEIKDRGTVQAIMRVYRDFFSYRSGIYRHSAAATPAEERSAYHSVRLIGWGEERVGYDVVKYWIAINSWGQWWGENGRFRILRGSNECDIESYVLASNPYVHEHVQAIRKVGELQELIVGTGYVPHPSRRYPPYAHRG; translated from the exons ATGAGAcatttgttgctgtttctgGCGCTGGTAGGCTTTGCGGTCGGCCAAGGCAGTCGCTTCCGCCAAGAGTTCCCCGGCCCGTACTGTGCTGCGCGTGCAGATAGATGTTGCCGCGATCGACAGGATGGCTGTGCACAACCAATCTCGA CAACGCTCTGCTACTGTGATGAGTTCTGCGAACGGGGCGAGCATGGCGATTGCTGTCCGGATTATGAGGAAGTGTGCATGGGTATTGCTCCCGAGCCAGAAAATGCTACATCCTGTGTGTACAAAAATCGCTACTTCACACCGTACGATCAGGCCCTAGTGGACAACTGTAATACTTG CAAATGCAACATGGACGGTTCGGTCACCTGTACGGAAGACGTTTGTCTGGCGGACGATGATCTGCTCAGGCAGCTGCACCATCTGGAGCGATCGATCGGATGGAAGGCAACGAACTACAGCGAATGGTGGGGTCACAAGTACGACGAAGGCAAGGTGCTGCGTCTCGGTACGTTCCAGCCGAGGTTCCGCGTGAAGGCAATGAAGCGACTGAGCAACAAGGGAGGCCACTTGCCAAGCCGTTTCGATGCTAGCGAACACTGGACTGGACTGGTTGCTGAAGCACGAGATCAAG GCTGGTGCGGTTCGTCCTGGGCATTCTCGACGGCAACGATGGCTTCCGATCGCTTCGCTATCCTGTCGAAGGGTCGTGAAATGGTTCAGCTAGCCCCGCAGCAGATGCTAGCCTGTGTACGGCGCCAGCAAGGATGCAGTGGAGGACACTTGGATACGGCTTGGCAGTATCTGCGCAGAACTGG AGTGGTTAACGAAGAGTGCTACCCATACATTGCGGCACAGAATGTGTGCAAAATCAGTAACGACGACACGCTGATCACGGCCAACTGTGAGCTGCCGGTAAAGGTGAATCGTACGCTGATGTACAAGATGGGACCGGCGTTCAGTCTCAACAACGAAACGGACATCATGGCCGAAATCAAGGATCGTGGAACGGTGCAgg CCATCATGCGAGTGTATCGGGACTTTTTCTCGTACCGCAGTGGAATTTACCGCCATTCAGCTGCAGCCACACCCGCCGAGGAGCGTTCCGCTTATCATTCGGTGCGTCTGATCGGTTGGGGAGAGGAACGTGTGGGCTATGATGTCGTGAAATATTGG ATTGCCATCAACTCCTGGGGCCAATGGTGGGGCGAGAATGGTCGCTTCCGCATTCTGCGCGGATCCAACGAGTGTGACATTGAAAGCTACGTTCTGGCCTCCAACCCGTACGTGCACGAGCATGTTCAGGCCATTCGCAAGGTGGGCGAACTGCAGGAGCTGATCGTCGGAACGGGTTACGTTCCTCATCCCAGCCGCCGCTACCCACCGTACGCACACCGTGGCTAA
- the LOC120949120 gene encoding tubulointerstitial nephritis antigen-like isoform X1, with amino-acid sequence MRGSKIAKMRHLLLFLALVGFAVGQGSRFRQEFPGPYCAARADRCCRDRQDGCAQPISTTLCYCDEFCERGEHGDCCPDYEEVCMGIAPEPENATSCVYKNRYFTPYDQALVDNCNTCKCNMDGSVTCTEDVCLADDDLLRQLHHLERSIGWKATNYSEWWGHKYDEGKVLRLGTFQPRFRVKAMKRLSNKGGHLPSRFDASEHWTGLVAEARDQGWCGSSWAFSTATMASDRFAILSKGREMVQLAPQQMLACVRRQQGCSGGHLDTAWQYLRRTGVVNEECYPYIAAQNVCKISNDDTLITANCELPVKVNRTLMYKMGPAFSLNNETDIMAEIKDRGTVQAIMRVYRDFFSYRSGIYRHSAAATPAEERSAYHSVRLIGWGEERVGYDVVKYWIAINSWGQWWGENGRFRILRGSNECDIESYVLASNPYVHEHVQAIRKVGELQELIVGTGYVPHPSRRYPPYAHRG; translated from the exons ATGCGCGG TTCCAAAATCGCGAAGATGAGAcatttgttgctgtttctgGCGCTGGTAGGCTTTGCGGTCGGCCAAGGCAGTCGCTTCCGCCAAGAGTTCCCCGGCCCGTACTGTGCTGCGCGTGCAGATAGATGTTGCCGCGATCGACAGGATGGCTGTGCACAACCAATCTCGA CAACGCTCTGCTACTGTGATGAGTTCTGCGAACGGGGCGAGCATGGCGATTGCTGTCCGGATTATGAGGAAGTGTGCATGGGTATTGCTCCCGAGCCAGAAAATGCTACATCCTGTGTGTACAAAAATCGCTACTTCACACCGTACGATCAGGCCCTAGTGGACAACTGTAATACTTG CAAATGCAACATGGACGGTTCGGTCACCTGTACGGAAGACGTTTGTCTGGCGGACGATGATCTGCTCAGGCAGCTGCACCATCTGGAGCGATCGATCGGATGGAAGGCAACGAACTACAGCGAATGGTGGGGTCACAAGTACGACGAAGGCAAGGTGCTGCGTCTCGGTACGTTCCAGCCGAGGTTCCGCGTGAAGGCAATGAAGCGACTGAGCAACAAGGGAGGCCACTTGCCAAGCCGTTTCGATGCTAGCGAACACTGGACTGGACTGGTTGCTGAAGCACGAGATCAAG GCTGGTGCGGTTCGTCCTGGGCATTCTCGACGGCAACGATGGCTTCCGATCGCTTCGCTATCCTGTCGAAGGGTCGTGAAATGGTTCAGCTAGCCCCGCAGCAGATGCTAGCCTGTGTACGGCGCCAGCAAGGATGCAGTGGAGGACACTTGGATACGGCTTGGCAGTATCTGCGCAGAACTGG AGTGGTTAACGAAGAGTGCTACCCATACATTGCGGCACAGAATGTGTGCAAAATCAGTAACGACGACACGCTGATCACGGCCAACTGTGAGCTGCCGGTAAAGGTGAATCGTACGCTGATGTACAAGATGGGACCGGCGTTCAGTCTCAACAACGAAACGGACATCATGGCCGAAATCAAGGATCGTGGAACGGTGCAgg CCATCATGCGAGTGTATCGGGACTTTTTCTCGTACCGCAGTGGAATTTACCGCCATTCAGCTGCAGCCACACCCGCCGAGGAGCGTTCCGCTTATCATTCGGTGCGTCTGATCGGTTGGGGAGAGGAACGTGTGGGCTATGATGTCGTGAAATATTGG ATTGCCATCAACTCCTGGGGCCAATGGTGGGGCGAGAATGGTCGCTTCCGCATTCTGCGCGGATCCAACGAGTGTGACATTGAAAGCTACGTTCTGGCCTCCAACCCGTACGTGCACGAGCATGTTCAGGCCATTCGCAAGGTGGGCGAACTGCAGGAGCTGATCGTCGGAACGGGTTACGTTCCTCATCCCAGCCGCCGCTACCCACCGTACGCACACCGTGGCTAA